One part of the Dyadobacter sp. 676 genome encodes these proteins:
- a CDS encoding 5-(carboxyamino)imidazole ribonucleotide synthase, whose protein sequence is MLSSRIGILGGGQLGLMLLQAAVDWNLDIHVLDPDAEAPCRKIAPHFTQGSLQDFDTVYNFGKNLDVITIEIEKVNVEALEALEKEGKKVYPQPSVIRQIQDKRIQKQFYADKQLPTAEFILTENRQDVSNYISFLPAFHKLGKDGYDGRGVQRLSSADDLGKAFDKPGLLEKAVPFEKELAVIVARNTNGETETFPTVEMVFHPEHNLVEYLFSPAEISEEVNAKAQEIARKTAEAFQIVGLLAVELFLTPDGEVLINEVAPRPHNSGHHTIRANATSQYEQHWRAILNLPLGSTQAYGPSAMVNLLGEDGYEGPAVYEGMEKLLATPEVFPFLYWKAVTKPFRKMGHITIMDSDIASLKAKADFVRKNIKVISHKTK, encoded by the coding sequence ATGCTTTCATCCCGAATTGGAATTCTGGGCGGCGGGCAACTGGGGCTGATGCTCCTGCAAGCGGCCGTCGACTGGAACCTAGATATCCACGTACTCGATCCCGACGCCGAAGCGCCGTGTCGGAAAATAGCGCCCCACTTTACCCAGGGCTCGCTGCAAGACTTCGACACCGTCTACAATTTTGGTAAAAATCTCGACGTCATTACCATCGAAATCGAAAAGGTAAACGTAGAGGCGCTCGAAGCGCTTGAAAAAGAGGGAAAAAAGGTTTACCCGCAACCTTCGGTGATCCGGCAGATACAGGACAAGCGCATTCAAAAGCAATTTTACGCTGACAAGCAGCTTCCTACCGCGGAATTTATATTGACCGAAAACCGGCAGGATGTCTCAAACTACATTTCGTTCCTGCCGGCATTCCATAAGCTCGGCAAAGATGGTTATGACGGTCGCGGCGTGCAGCGCCTGAGCTCCGCGGACGATCTCGGCAAGGCATTCGATAAACCGGGACTGCTCGAAAAGGCGGTACCATTCGAAAAAGAACTCGCGGTGATCGTGGCACGGAACACGAATGGCGAAACGGAGACTTTTCCAACTGTGGAAATGGTGTTCCATCCCGAACATAATCTGGTCGAGTACCTGTTTTCACCAGCGGAAATCAGCGAAGAAGTGAATGCGAAAGCGCAGGAAATTGCGCGAAAAACGGCCGAAGCGTTCCAGATCGTCGGTTTGCTGGCGGTGGAATTGTTCCTTACTCCCGATGGAGAAGTGCTGATCAACGAAGTGGCGCCAAGACCGCACAATAGCGGCCACCATACGATTCGCGCCAATGCGACTTCGCAATACGAACAGCATTGGAGAGCAATTTTGAACCTCCCGCTCGGCAGCACGCAAGCTTACGGGCCCTCGGCGATGGTGAATCTGCTCGGCGAGGACGGCTATGAAGGTCCCGCGGTTTACGAAGGCATGGAAAAATTACTCGCGACGCCGGAAGTGTTCCCATTCCTTTACTGGAAAGCAGTTACCAAACCTTTCCGCAAAATGGGCCATATCACAATCATGGACTCGGATATCGCCTCGCTGAAAGCCAAGGCCGATTTTGTCAGGAAAAACATTAAAGTAATCAGTCACAAAACAAAGTAA
- a CDS encoding PAS domain S-box protein, whose product MELILSQTDWQTIHHTLRHLNLIGITFSPDFIIRSVSPHALLKTGWHESELLGFSIFDKLIPKEEEHEVRQMLEEGIQGKRKLEQREVPFLAQKGTIRTFSINSVLVHRENDEVECITLVGDDITRRRRMESAIAKSNSQLQDLVDNTSDLIQLVAIDGKFIFVNKAWREVLGYGLDEIASMRMEDILHPQHKEEALAQLKLIEQGAANPGFEAVFLSREGKKIFVSGSVNCRYDNGKPTAFRCILNDFTEKIRAEKAQNLYYSIANWTVNTQNLDEFYHGIHEELGKIIDVRNFFIALYDPSKSYIYFPYYVDQYFKGNVRFTKRKLGNGLTEYAIASNKPLFLSGEDIEKLAKTNSLYLYGVTPKLLLCVPLRIGDRVTGIIGVKSYDDPNMFDTRDLELLEFISGQVAMAIARKQSEEELNKYLARLNAIFDSSSHLIWSVNKSLQLTSFNRNYADLIHNQLGVRPSLQSSAEKFGWRMVGNSNRRTLETKYRQALRGEPQYFEFRIDRKDGGEMWLEFYLNPIHYADGVIEEVSGIARDITRRKEAELSLRHSEELFRGIFENLQDIYCRINRLGEITMISQSVLKRLGYLPEEVIGHKITEFFPDKKRIHSALIRLRKTKSLRNFEITMYRKDGTERQFMINMLMFTNDKGKPTEVAVLARDITELKRNEQELLKAKEHAERSLKVKEGFLANMSHEIRTPMNGVIGMIDLLGETPLNAEQKDYVLTIKRSSETLLNILNDILDLSKIEAGKMELHEAPIAVEDLLLKLVSLFGQTAKSKGNTLTYHIAPDIPKFIIADQTRLLQIMSNLTSNALKFTENGSVKVFLTLVKKDGLFHKIKVEVQDSGIGISATDKQILFTSFTQLDNSSRKSFGGTGLGLAISKQLCELMNGEIGVESTLGEGSTFWFTFETKETSIAQVSTIIQQEDTPIEDVFTDYHPSILLVDDNAVNRKVANEILKKSGCETDLAESGFKAIEMVEKRYHSDVKGYDIIFMDIQMPDMDGVETTQELKKRFAKGLPPIVAMTAYSMKEDRDRFMSQGMDDYIAKPIRAQTLVQKVKELMGNIENRKLEQKQKEIAQEAMAPVLDKEIIDQLNGIGGADLVWSVFDDFVTESNELVAGALEAYKNGDIKTVKSNLHTLKGSGGTVGVHQVAEIARDAEWRLKSDDTSTLAEALPQLEKAYERFLASYKGLLGEWLK is encoded by the coding sequence ATGGAACTGATTTTATCCCAAACCGACTGGCAGACTATTCACCACACACTTCGGCATCTAAATCTGATCGGAATAACCTTTTCTCCTGATTTCATCATACGCAGCGTAAGCCCGCATGCGCTCCTGAAAACGGGCTGGCACGAGTCGGAACTGCTGGGGTTCAGTATATTCGACAAGCTGATACCGAAGGAGGAGGAGCACGAGGTGCGGCAAATGCTGGAAGAAGGTATCCAGGGAAAGCGGAAGCTCGAACAACGGGAAGTGCCGTTTTTGGCCCAGAAAGGTACAATACGCACGTTCTCGATCAACTCCGTGCTCGTCCATCGGGAAAATGACGAGGTCGAGTGCATCACGCTCGTGGGCGACGATATTACGCGTCGCCGGCGGATGGAATCGGCCATCGCGAAATCGAATTCGCAATTGCAGGACCTTGTGGACAATACGAGCGATTTGATACAGCTCGTCGCGATCGACGGGAAATTCATTTTTGTCAACAAAGCCTGGCGTGAAGTACTGGGCTATGGTCTGGATGAAATCGCTTCCATGCGGATGGAGGACATTTTGCATCCGCAGCACAAGGAAGAGGCGCTCGCGCAGCTCAAACTGATCGAGCAAGGCGCGGCCAATCCCGGTTTCGAAGCGGTTTTTTTGAGCAGGGAAGGCAAAAAGATATTCGTCTCAGGGAGCGTCAACTGTCGGTACGACAATGGCAAGCCGACGGCCTTCCGGTGCATTCTGAACGATTTTACGGAAAAAATCAGGGCTGAAAAGGCACAGAACCTCTATTACAGCATTGCCAACTGGACGGTCAACACACAGAACCTTGACGAATTTTACCACGGAATCCACGAGGAGTTGGGCAAGATCATCGATGTGCGAAACTTTTTCATCGCGCTTTACGACCCCAGCAAGAGCTACATCTATTTTCCATATTACGTGGACCAGTATTTCAAAGGCAATGTGCGGTTCACGAAACGGAAATTGGGCAACGGCTTGACGGAATATGCGATCGCGTCGAATAAGCCACTTTTCCTTTCCGGCGAGGACATCGAAAAGCTTGCCAAAACGAACAGCCTGTACCTCTACGGCGTAACGCCGAAGCTGCTTTTGTGCGTCCCCTTGCGTATAGGTGACCGCGTGACGGGCATTATCGGTGTGAAATCTTACGACGATCCCAATATGTTCGATACCCGTGACCTTGAATTGCTGGAATTTATTTCCGGCCAGGTAGCGATGGCGATCGCCCGCAAGCAGAGCGAGGAAGAACTGAACAAATACCTGGCCCGCCTGAATGCGATCTTTGACAGCAGCTCCCATTTGATATGGTCGGTAAATAAATCGCTGCAATTGACGTCGTTTAACCGAAACTATGCGGATCTGATCCATAACCAGCTCGGAGTACGGCCATCGCTGCAATCCAGCGCGGAGAAGTTCGGCTGGCGCATGGTGGGTAACAGCAACCGCCGAACGCTCGAAACCAAATACCGCCAGGCGCTGCGCGGCGAACCACAGTATTTCGAATTCAGGATCGACCGCAAGGACGGCGGTGAAATGTGGCTGGAATTTTACCTGAACCCTATTCACTATGCCGACGGCGTGATCGAGGAAGTGTCGGGTATCGCACGCGACATTACGCGCCGGAAGGAGGCCGAGCTTTCCCTGAGGCATAGCGAAGAGCTTTTCAGGGGGATTTTTGAAAACTTGCAGGATATTTATTGCCGTATCAACCGTCTCGGAGAGATCACGATGATCAGTCAGTCGGTGCTGAAACGGCTCGGCTATCTGCCGGAAGAAGTGATCGGGCACAAAATAACCGAGTTTTTTCCGGACAAAAAACGCATTCATTCTGCGTTGATAAGGCTTCGCAAGACGAAAAGTCTGCGCAACTTCGAAATTACCATGTACCGGAAGGATGGTACGGAGCGCCAGTTCATGATCAATATGCTGATGTTTACCAACGACAAGGGCAAGCCGACCGAAGTGGCCGTTCTGGCAAGGGATATTACCGAGTTGAAACGCAACGAACAGGAATTGCTGAAAGCCAAGGAACACGCCGAACGCTCGTTGAAGGTGAAAGAAGGATTTCTGGCTAATATGAGCCATGAAATCCGGACGCCCATGAACGGGGTAATCGGGATGATCGACCTGCTGGGGGAAACGCCGCTGAATGCCGAGCAGAAAGATTATGTGTTGACGATCAAGCGGTCGTCGGAGACGCTCCTGAATATCCTGAACGACATTCTCGATCTCTCGAAAATCGAGGCGGGGAAAATGGAGCTGCACGAAGCGCCGATAGCCGTGGAGGATCTGCTGCTCAAACTGGTCTCTCTTTTCGGCCAGACTGCGAAAAGCAAGGGCAATACGCTCACCTACCACATCGCGCCCGACATTCCGAAATTCATTATCGCCGATCAGACGCGTTTGCTGCAAATTATGTCCAACCTGACATCCAACGCATTGAAATTCACAGAGAACGGTTCGGTGAAGGTGTTCCTGACTTTGGTCAAAAAGGACGGTTTGTTCCATAAAATCAAAGTGGAGGTGCAGGACTCGGGTATCGGTATCAGCGCTACCGACAAGCAGATTCTGTTTACCTCGTTTACCCAGCTGGACAATTCTTCGCGGAAGTCGTTTGGCGGTACAGGCCTTGGTTTGGCCATTTCCAAACAGCTTTGCGAACTGATGAACGGCGAAATCGGGGTCGAATCGACGTTGGGCGAAGGCAGTACATTCTGGTTTACATTTGAAACGAAGGAGACTTCCATTGCGCAGGTCAGCACGATTATCCAGCAGGAAGATACACCTATCGAGGATGTATTCACCGATTATCATCCGTCGATCCTGCTCGTGGACGACAATGCGGTGAACCGGAAAGTAGCGAACGAAATCCTTAAAAAATCGGGTTGCGAAACAGACCTGGCTGAAAGTGGTTTTAAAGCCATTGAAATGGTCGAGAAAAGGTACCATTCCGATGTGAAGGGTTACGACATCATTTTTATGGATATTCAGATGCCCGACATGGACGGTGTCGAAACGACCCAGGAACTTAAAAAGCGTTTCGCGAAGGGCCTCCCGCCGATCGTTGCCATGACCGCCTACTCGATGAAAGAAGACCGCGACCGCTTTATGAGCCAGGGAATGGACGATTACATCGCCAAGCCTATTCGTGCGCAGACGCTCGTCCAGAAGGTAAAGGAACTGATGGGCAACATCGAAAACCGGAAACTTGAACAAAAGCAGAAGGAAATCGCGCAGGAAGCGATGGCACCTGTGCTCGACAAGGAAATTATCGACCAGCTCAATGGCATCGGCGGGGCAGACCTGGTGTGGTCGGTCTTCGACGATTTTGTGACCGAATCCAATGAGCTGGTTGCCGGCGCATTGGAGGCTTATAAAAATGGGGATATCAAAACCGTGAAAAGTAATTTGCACACGCTGAAAGGAAGCGGGGGCACGGTAGGGGTGCATCAGGTAGCGGAAATAGCCAGGGATGCCGAATGGCGGCTCAAATCGGACGATACCAGCACGCTGGCGGAAGCTTTACCGCAGCTGGAAAAAGCCTACGAACGTTTCCTGGCGAGCTACAAGGGCTTGCTGGGGGAATGGCTTAAATAA
- the purE gene encoding 5-(carboxyamino)imidazole ribonucleotide mutase — protein sequence MVGIIMGSLSDRKVMQLAADALTELGVSYEMEIVSAHRTPERMLEYAASARSRGLQVIIAGAGGAAHLPGMVASLTSLPVIGVPVLSSNSIDGWDSVLSILQMPAGVPVATVALDGARNAGILAAQIIGASNADVAKRLDAFKESLKEKVAAMNEELKNQLGN from the coding sequence ATGGTAGGGATTATCATGGGCAGCCTTTCCGACAGGAAGGTAATGCAGCTGGCCGCAGACGCATTGACGGAGCTCGGCGTTTCATATGAAATGGAGATCGTATCCGCACACCGCACACCCGAGCGCATGCTCGAATACGCGGCGTCCGCGCGTAGCCGCGGACTGCAGGTGATCATAGCGGGCGCGGGCGGAGCGGCTCATTTGCCGGGCATGGTAGCGTCGCTAACCTCCCTGCCGGTAATCGGGGTGCCTGTCCTGTCGAGCAACTCGATCGACGGCTGGGACTCAGTACTCTCGATCCTGCAAATGCCCGCGGGCGTTCCGGTTGCGACCGTCGCACTCGATGGCGCGAGAAATGCGGGGATTCTGGCCGCCCAGATCATCGGGGCCAGCAATGCAGACGTGGCAAAAAGGCTCGATGCGTTCAAAGAAAGCCTGAAAGAGAAAGTGGCGGCGATGAATGAGGAATTGAAAAATCAACTTGGAAACTAG
- a CDS encoding outer membrane beta-barrel protein has translation MNRFTFFVLLLAGFAVPAFTFAQNAQITGAVIDSVSREAVVGAYVSVTRNVPDAKPEYVTTDVNGKFTFTGLTRQVSYLVKVSYLSYKDFSRTITITRDVENLGTITLTEAVSNLKEVKVVGQVTAMEQKGDTTQFNAAAFKTNPDATTEDLIQKMPGITVTNGTVTAHGETVNKVLVDGKPFFGDDAALTLKSLPAEVVDKIEVFDKLSDQAQFTGFDDGNAQKTINIVTKADKRMGQFGKVFAGYGLDDRYQAGGNVSFFKGNQRISVIGLSNNINNQNFSSQDLLGVSGGGGGGNRGGSAGNFLVGNQSGITGTNSFGLNYSNKIGKKVDVTGSYFFNRTSNTNVQSTSQEYFLQSTAGNQFYNENSRTNTTNSNHRLNFRIEYNIDPKNSLIITPRLSFQDNHSGSVKAGLTTLGADGSKVNSSDNSQGNANKGYNFSNDILFRHAFEKKGRTISFNFNTQVNDKNGRRDLYSRNTYFDNIALGDTAMRGDTIDQRSFTHADGITLGGNLVYTEPISTTGQLQFNYGLTVQNSNSNKDTYNMSYDDGTYSDLDSLLTNNFDNRYITNRAGLGYRYRKNSWSANIGLDFQNTGLYSQQLVPINNKVDQSFTNILPNAMINYRSKTGAQFRAFFRSSTNQPSISQLQNVVDNSNPLSLTAGNPDLKQEYRNMFNVRYSLAGAKRPYSLNAMIFLTQTNNAIVNSTYIAQEPTTLPNGLFLERGAKFTAPINVDGSWNARSFFAFGKPIAPLRLNLNLTAGFNYVRSPGMINYVPNYSNTYAISQGLVISSNISDKLDFTVSYSGNYNVVRNSIQPNLNNNYYTQGITGRVNWIFGKGFVLQSDINNQSYRGLGEGYNRNFTLWNASIGKKFLKNNAGELKLTVFDILKQNNSISRNVTETYVQDVTNRVLTQYAMLTFTYTLRNFGKMPTNNGNNYRRRDFDGGMGFPGGGERGPGGGGRGFNN, from the coding sequence ATGAACAGATTTACATTCTTCGTCCTCCTGCTCGCCGGCTTCGCCGTTCCGGCTTTCACCTTCGCGCAAAACGCGCAGATTACCGGCGCCGTTATCGATAGTGTAAGCCGGGAGGCGGTGGTAGGAGCGTACGTGTCGGTTACCCGCAACGTACCCGACGCCAAGCCCGAGTATGTGACGACGGATGTGAACGGGAAATTCACTTTCACTGGCCTGACCAGGCAGGTTTCCTATCTTGTTAAGGTTTCCTACCTCAGCTACAAGGATTTCAGCCGGACAATTACGATCACAAGGGATGTCGAGAATCTCGGAACTATCACACTTACCGAGGCTGTCTCCAATTTGAAGGAGGTAAAAGTAGTGGGCCAGGTTACTGCGATGGAGCAGAAAGGCGATACCACGCAATTCAACGCGGCCGCATTCAAGACCAACCCCGATGCGACTACCGAGGACCTGATCCAGAAAATGCCGGGCATTACCGTCACAAACGGCACGGTAACCGCTCACGGTGAAACCGTTAATAAAGTGTTGGTCGATGGCAAGCCGTTTTTCGGCGACGATGCGGCATTGACGTTGAAATCGCTTCCTGCGGAAGTGGTGGACAAAATCGAAGTGTTCGATAAACTGAGCGATCAGGCACAATTTACCGGTTTCGACGACGGCAACGCGCAGAAAACCATCAATATCGTTACCAAAGCCGATAAACGAATGGGGCAATTCGGCAAGGTATTCGCCGGCTACGGCCTCGACGACCGCTATCAGGCCGGGGGCAATGTAAGTTTTTTCAAAGGCAACCAGCGCATTTCGGTTATCGGTTTGAGCAACAATATCAATAACCAGAATTTTTCCAGTCAGGATTTGCTGGGAGTTTCGGGTGGCGGGGGAGGAGGTAACCGCGGCGGTTCGGCAGGGAATTTCCTGGTAGGCAACCAGAGCGGCATTACCGGTACCAATTCATTCGGTTTGAATTATTCCAATAAAATCGGCAAGAAAGTCGATGTTACGGGGAGCTATTTCTTTAACAGGACCAGCAATACCAACGTGCAAAGTACTTCACAGGAGTATTTTCTGCAAAGTACAGCCGGAAATCAGTTCTATAATGAAAACAGCCGTACTAATACAACCAATTCCAATCACAGGCTGAACTTTCGCATCGAATACAATATCGACCCTAAAAACTCGCTCATCATTACACCGCGGTTGAGTTTTCAGGACAATCATTCGGGTAGTGTAAAAGCCGGGCTGACCACATTGGGTGCCGACGGCAGTAAGGTCAACAGCTCGGATAATAGCCAGGGGAATGCGAACAAGGGTTATAACTTCTCGAACGATATCCTTTTCCGTCACGCCTTCGAGAAGAAAGGCCGCACGATTTCGTTTAACTTCAATACACAAGTGAACGATAAAAACGGCCGCCGCGATCTTTATTCGAGAAATACCTATTTCGACAACATTGCATTAGGTGACACCGCCATGCGGGGCGACACGATCGACCAGCGAAGCTTTACCCACGCCGACGGGATCACACTGGGAGGTAATCTGGTGTACACCGAGCCGATCAGCACCACCGGTCAGTTGCAGTTCAACTACGGGCTGACGGTCCAGAACAGCAATTCGAATAAGGATACTTATAATATGAGCTACGACGACGGGACCTATTCCGACCTGGATTCGCTTTTGACCAATAATTTCGATAACCGTTACATTACCAACCGCGCAGGTTTGGGCTATCGTTACCGGAAAAACAGCTGGTCGGCCAATATCGGGCTCGATTTCCAGAATACCGGTCTGTACAGCCAGCAGCTAGTCCCGATCAACAACAAAGTGGATCAGTCGTTTACCAATATCCTGCCTAATGCGATGATCAACTACCGGTCGAAAACCGGTGCCCAGTTCCGGGCGTTTTTCCGCAGTTCCACCAACCAGCCGTCGATTTCCCAATTGCAGAATGTGGTGGACAACAGTAATCCATTATCGCTGACCGCCGGTAACCCGGATTTGAAGCAGGAATACCGCAATATGTTCAACGTCCGCTACTCGCTGGCCGGCGCCAAAAGGCCTTACAGCCTGAATGCCATGATTTTTCTGACGCAAACCAACAATGCGATCGTAAACTCGACTTACATTGCGCAGGAGCCGACGACTTTGCCTAACGGCCTGTTTCTGGAAAGAGGCGCCAAGTTTACAGCGCCGATCAACGTGGATGGCAGCTGGAACGCGCGTTCGTTTTTTGCTTTCGGGAAACCCATCGCCCCTTTGAGATTGAATTTGAACCTCACAGCCGGCTTCAATTATGTAAGATCGCCGGGTATGATCAACTACGTGCCGAATTATTCGAATACCTACGCGATTTCGCAGGGGCTGGTGATAAGCAGCAACATCAGCGATAAGCTGGATTTCACAGTTTCCTATTCGGGTAATTACAATGTGGTCCGCAACAGCATCCAGCCCAATCTGAACAACAATTATTACACACAAGGCATTACGGGCCGTGTGAACTGGATATTCGGTAAAGGGTTTGTGCTGCAAAGCGATATCAACAACCAGTCATACCGCGGCCTGGGCGAAGGTTATAACCGGAATTTTACCCTCTGGAATGCCAGTATCGGCAAGAAATTCCTGAAAAACAATGCGGGGGAACTGAAACTGACCGTTTTTGATATCCTGAAACAAAACAACAGCATTTCCCGCAACGTGACCGAAACCTATGTGCAGGACGTTACCAACCGCGTGCTGACGCAATATGCCATGCTCACATTTACTTACACGCTGAGAAACTTCGGAAAAATGCCGACCAACAACGGCAACAATTACAGAAGACGCGATTTCGACGGCGGAATGGGGTTCCCCGGCGGTGGTGAGCGCGGACCGGGCGGTGGAGGCCGGGGTTTCAATAATTAA
- a CDS encoding LysM peptidoglycan-binding domain-containing protein: MEDEFPKKRNIRPTEKSNLPIVTLLVLVLLVLAMLYVGYEYISDSSSSSEELTSVVVDSTVEETATEPITDEPAPSGEPVEETGPEPAKEKTEEPKEAEKPVVSASSIGGEQITHTVQSGETFSSIASRYNLKTETLKSLNPSVSDIKAGVTKLKVQVKAVHTVGPGDVLRVVAGKYGITKEALMKANGKTRDFSERGEKLIIPFPDKK; the protein is encoded by the coding sequence ATGGAAGACGAATTCCCGAAGAAAAGAAATATCCGTCCCACTGAAAAGTCGAATCTGCCGATCGTCACATTGCTGGTGCTGGTATTACTCGTGCTGGCGATGCTTTATGTCGGTTACGAATATATTTCCGACAGCTCGTCCAGCTCGGAGGAATTAACCTCGGTGGTCGTCGATTCGACAGTCGAAGAAACCGCGACCGAGCCAATTACCGATGAACCGGCCCCTTCAGGCGAGCCAGTTGAAGAAACCGGGCCGGAACCGGCAAAAGAAAAGACAGAGGAACCGAAAGAGGCGGAAAAGCCCGTTGTTTCGGCTTCGTCGATCGGTGGTGAGCAAATAACCCATACCGTTCAGAGCGGTGAAACGTTTTCGAGCATTGCCTCGCGCTACAACCTTAAAACGGAAACTTTAAAGAGTCTGAACCCTTCGGTGTCGGACATCAAAGCGGGGGTTACGAAACTGAAAGTACAGGTTAAGGCTGTCCACACGGTAGGTCCGGGCGATGTGCTTCGGGTGGTTGCCGGGAAATACGGTATTACCAAAGAAGCATTGATGAAAGCGAACGGCAAAACCCGCGACTTTTCCGAAAGAGGCGAAAAGCTGATCATCCCGTTCCCCGACAAGAAATAG
- the rsmA gene encoding 16S rRNA (adenine(1518)-N(6)/adenine(1519)-N(6))-dimethyltransferase RsmA, translating into MNYKKPDNSRVRAKKHLGQHFLKDLNIAQRIVDGLSGHGGYDRVLEIGPGMGVLTQFLLPKNNFSTYVIEIDTESVAYLQKHYPELAPRIIAGDFLKFDADNWFPGAFAIIGNFPYNISSQIFFRALEIRDRIPEIVCMLQKEVAQRIASPPGNKDYGILSVLLQAFYDIDYLVSVPPGAFDPPPKVQSGVIRLRRNAVTALECDEKLFFRVVKTAFNQRRKTLRNALKPMGEMPDHPLLDKRAEQLGVQDFVTLTLLAQNSHGSN; encoded by the coding sequence ATGAATTATAAAAAACCGGATAATTCCAGGGTGCGGGCCAAAAAGCACCTGGGCCAGCATTTTTTGAAAGATTTGAACATTGCCCAACGCATCGTCGACGGCCTTTCGGGCCACGGCGGTTACGACCGCGTCCTTGAAATAGGGCCGGGAATGGGCGTGCTTACGCAGTTTCTTTTACCCAAAAACAATTTCAGCACGTATGTCATCGAAATCGACACGGAATCGGTGGCCTACCTGCAAAAGCATTATCCGGAACTCGCACCACGCATTATCGCCGGCGACTTCCTGAAATTCGATGCCGACAACTGGTTTCCGGGGGCATTCGCAATCATCGGGAATTTTCCTTACAACATTTCTTCGCAGATATTTTTTCGCGCACTCGAAATACGCGACCGCATTCCCGAAATCGTTTGTATGCTGCAAAAAGAAGTGGCGCAGCGCATTGCATCGCCGCCAGGCAATAAGGATTACGGCATCCTGAGCGTACTTTTGCAGGCGTTTTACGACATCGATTACCTCGTATCGGTGCCTCCGGGCGCGTTTGACCCTCCCCCGAAAGTGCAATCGGGGGTGATCAGGTTACGCCGGAATGCGGTAACCGCGCTGGAATGCGATGAAAAACTGTTTTTCAGGGTGGTTAAAACGGCATTCAACCAGCGGCGCAAAACTCTGCGGAATGCCTTGAAACCGATGGGCGAAATGCCGGACCACCCGCTCCTCGACAAGCGAGCTGAACAATTGGGCGTTCAGGACTTCGTTACGTTGACGTTATTGGCGCAAAATTCGCACGGATCAAACTAA